The genomic interval CAgttttctcacattttatttCTAGTTGTGTCTGTTTCCTTTTTAACGTTTAATCTTCTTCGTAATCTTCTtatgtcatatttttattttttttctttgaatgtaTGTTTCTAGTTTGCAGTCACGTGCAgcactttgtttcagctgttGTTGTCTTGGTGCTTCATAAATGAAGTTGGTATGGTATTCAAGAGTCCCTATTGTCTAGTTACTAATCACTTCTTTTTACCTTTCTTATCCCAGGATGAAGTTGCTCATACGCTCACAGAAAGTAGAGTATTGAAAAATACTCGGCATCCGTTCCTGACAGTAAGTATGACTGAAGATACCTTGAAATATTAGCTTAGCTTTATTAAGTTTGGTTGAAAGAAACTAAGAAGGAATAGTGATCTTCAGAAAAAATTGTCGAGTTATAAATGATCTGCATCTCAACGGCCTTGCAAGTTATGGACCCGCAGCCAAGAATGTTCCAGCTACTCATCAGGAACTTCAAAATATTCCAGAAAAAACATCAaggagagactgaaattctgcaGGACAGCAAGAGACTGGAAGTAATTTTCTCTGATGGATCCTCCTTCTGATCATCTATGAACATCTACAAAATCATGTAGCTACCTTTTGAGTGAGGCATCCTGATGCAGTTCTCATGTGGGGTTGCTTCTCAGCCAAGGCAGTACCTTACTCACAGTTCTGAACGTGGCATGGAAATGTTCACGTGCAACTTCCAACACGTCAGACACAAAGCCAGTAATGATCTGTTGATTTTCTACACTGCCGATTTAGCAgcttttcccacttgcaaagcaaattaattacttaaaaaccacacaatgtgattttatggatttttgttttagattccgtcactcacagttgaagagtatctATGTTGAATATTAAAGACTTCttcatgctttgcaagtgggaataCCTGCTAAATCAGCAGTggatcaaatacttgttctccccactgtaccaAAGAAACAGGAGGGCGCCTGTGGATCAGTAGGTAGAGTAGTGCTATTgtaatctgaaagttgtgggttgaAGTCCAGCTTTGTCCtgtcacatgttgatgtgccccttgGCAAGGCACTTAAGATGCCTACTGagctgtgtatcggtgtatgaatgtctgtgtgtgtgtgtcagagagTTAGACTGTGTCTAGTGTAAAGTACTGtgagtggtcggtatgactggaaGAGCCCTATATAGATTCACTCCATTTatcttaaaaacattaaagacaCATTGTGCCATGATTGTAGAAGTATGAACTAATTTCAGATGTACTTACTGTCTTGTATACTGTCTTACAGTCTTTGAAATACTCCTTCCAGACCAAGGATCGGCTTTGCTTTGTGATGGAATACGTCAATGGAGGAGAGGTAATAGGCTGTCGAAATGCTTTGAGGCTCATTGCCGTTTTTATGTATCTACCTATTTAATCTACTGATTAAGATAGATGGTGATGGTCAAAAGTCTCACTTAGAGGCTTCTAAACCACAAATCAGTCAGTACCGTATCCAAGAGAAGGAGGCGGAAACTAGCAAAAGCAACTGAAGAGATTTGCAAACTTTCTACATGCATTCAGCGTAATCTCAACATGGTAATAAATGTgtattgtatggtaatgttaaTACTAGGTGCTAATATGTTTAACaattgttaaataataaaaatcttttttgtggCATTGCTATATTTTTTTGTCCATAGGCATTAAAAACCAGACCTCTATTGAACTTGGAGCCATTTATAAATATCTAGATATTGAGACTTTTGTgaaatttcagtatttttagtgaccttttagtttttttggttATTGCTGACATGACAGTTATAATTGTCATTGTTATTCTCCCCAGTACAAAGTCATATCAGCTTGAAATTGTTCAAATTTCTTTAGCAAGCCAATAAGAGGACATTTACAAAGATCAGTGCAGGTTTAACTTAAAACAACAAGCTAATAACTCTTAGAAATGCTTCTCCACAGCAATACTGCTCTTGCTGTTGGGTCAATACAAAACTTCTAAGCCCAGCAACATCtcaataattttcttttatctacctttatttacatttcttaaCATTCGTGGAGTGCTGAGGCTGTTTTTGAGGGGTAGGACTGAACTTACTAAGGAGGGCTTGGACCCCTTTTATAACATCAGAAGAACTGATCCGGAAACCTACTGAAAGAAAAGTGGGAGTACAGAGAACCTTCTAAAAACAGAGACCattaagttaaaaataaatctagaaaggaaaagttgttttatttatagaagtgtttggatttttctgttctttagtgtatctcatgaccatagaaGCCTGTCATGACTTGATGGTTCAGGCCCACATAAGAATCCCTTACTCCTCTTTTTTAAGTGTGTgaacttctgtttattttttgcagctgttttttcacTTGTCAAGAGAGAGAGTGTTTTCAGAGGACCGCACTCGCTTTTATGGTGCTGAGATTGTCTCTGCTTTAGACTACCTTCATTCTGCCAAGATCGTCTACCGTGATCTCAAAGTAAAGTGTTCAAAGACAAGCACGCTGAAAACATTTCGAGATTAAAAAGTAAAGTCTCATGCTATTTTTCTAATTCTGTCCCTATCAGCTGGAAAACCTCATGTTAGACAAAGATGGCCACATCAAGATCACTGACTTTGGTCTGTGTAAAGAAGGGATTACCGACACTGCAACTATGAAGACATTCTGTGGAACACCGGAGTACCTTGCTCCTGAGGTTAGAGCTCGCCAAGACCCAGATGAATGTTAAACAGTCTTTGTTGCAGGAGTTGATGAAACCTTATGCTGGCATAAATGATTTATATAGCAAAAATAAGATCTTGAAAGTTGTATATTTAAACTCAGGCTTGTCTCTGGTATTTATTGGATTTTATCCCATGTAATGAAGGATGTCTTGTTTTTGATCCTTTGTGTCTTTGTATCCTTTTGTTTGTCATTAATTAGAAATTGTCAGGTCCTTGTGGACTTTTTGAGGCTTTTCCTCCACATTAGGAGAACAGCAGATACCTCTACTACGCATTACTTAAAAACAAACGTCATTGTTGCCTTACTTCTGCCCATGATCTGACTGTTACTTTTGCTTTATCTGCTGGGTGTTTTCTGACATCACCCTGTTACTGGGAGTATTATTGTCATTGTTTGGAAAGTCAGTCAGATTTGTCACAAAACTTTGGGCTAGCAGTTCCTATTGTGTGGGTACAGATAACAAAATGTACGTCACATATAGGCTACATGGTCAAACACACCATAGTAGACTGGAAAGTATAAATTAGGCATAAGGTatattacttttttaaacatCTGTGAATATACACAGCAGCAAAAAAACATGCTGATTGAAAAAGTCAACGTATGATTTGTGTCTGGAATTAGATCTCAAACACTGTTTGTTAAGAACATGTTGACAGTTGTAGAGCAGGCCCAAATGGAGAGTGCAGAATAAATGTTGTAACCAATGTGATATCACTAGCAAATAAAATGgataataaaattttaatttactcGAGGACACAAGGAACAGTACCAGGGATTTGGTTTTTTATTGACTTGTGTATAGGGTGCTCCAGTAATAAAATTACAAGCTTGATGCTGACACCAAGAAAATACTCTACACCATTTTTGATACCATGCCAACATTGTTTGAAGGCACACGTTTCTTTCTAGTTGAgagataaaatatataaattacaaTATGATTTTAACTTCCTTAATTAGGGCAGAACTAATAAGTAGAGGACAATTCAGCCCTTATTTAGAAACATATATCATCTAAAAGTGTCACTCGCCGGTTTGGCAGAACAGTAGACAAGATAATAATTAGTATAATTGTAAATATCCTTTATGACTGACTGTATCTTTTGATTTAAtcgtgcagttttattttattatgaataCTCATCTTTAGTGTGCTACTGTGTGCTTCCATATGCCTGTCAGTTTGCTGttgatacaaatacattttactacTGTGGGTCAAAAAAAGGATTGTTCTatactaaaataaatagttttaaaacaaacatagaTCTGGCACACacaaagcctttttttctttacagtgTAAACAAGGATCTGGTCCATGCAAATGAATTCAGCAACCGCCCTGTACAATTTCTGTCTTTCCGCTAATCTATTTTCTTTAATGATCAACTACAGTGTTCGATATCtctgtcctggttgggggtggccctgtggggaaattcatgttagGGTTCAtcggggggctcatggggttgagatcagaattcattggggggttgggactgtttcatcttgtggcggctctggtcagttggctagtttggaccatgtagacccctcttttgtacatggccccctctccggatgaggatgggggtcggGGTGGGGGGTCAGGTTCCGGACTGGGGTCGCTCGGGTTCGGGCAGTGCCGACATTGGTCTGGGTTGGTGCTCGGGCGGTCTGACAGTCTCCATCCCCGGAGGGAAGGGAACCACcacctgggtccgggggctggttgcccctatggggtatcggcacctggacctgggagtatagagtatgtatggagAGTGTgcgtgagtgtacgacgtccattgttgtttgtctttacgttgggtgcgtgggtgtgagtatttttatgtgtacgcatgagggtgggaatgtgcaATTgtttgtgcctgttttttttgtgtcaggttaggtcttggactgctccctctcctggatcagtttccTGGATCAGTTTACATCAAATGTGAGGCCTATTTCCTgtccgccacactacctgccggtggttggtgtctctgcccgccagtgtacttgtggttctcggtgtccggggctgggtgctttggtgtgtgccggctcactcccggtggccgcttgccagggcctggacccctgggttCTGTGAGGCCTCTGCTTGGAGAGTGATATGTCCCAGGGTCTCTGGTCTCtaggtccatggctggatctgctcgggggtagacggctgccggcggggcctatgggctcgtcgctgcagctccctggggcttcagCACTGTGGCtactgggtggttcccctgggactctcccctgctcttctctggggggggtgGCGATAGTCCCGGCGGTGTTTCTCCTGGGGCTCCTTGCTCTGGGGGGCCTCTGTCTacggctcggatctcctccgtatctgtcccaggtccagtggggcaggtctgtggctcctcacactcactattgcatatttttatggagaaaccttgtatacaaaagcatGCTCACACTTGTACCCACAGGTGTTTTCTTGGCACtcggacaacaattctgagcgcaaatctgccggacaggacacggtaaaaaaataaataaatttaaaaactaaaaaataaccAACTACTGGAGCAGGGTTGGTTGCTACGGGTTCCTACTTTTTTCTGCTCTAATTGTCAGCTTCAGTCTGGCTTCATTATAATTAATGTTGTTATTATGAGCCACATTAGCCTCCAATGCCTTTACAACTAAATGGAGTAATGGAAGGTGTGCACGGGTTTGTTTCATTGCTTCACTATTTATTAGCCTACGGAGCTGTCAGCAGTTTAACATTTTCCTGGGAGAAAGGAGCATTGCCTGATGCAGAACTTCACATGTGGAAAGCCCATCTATACCCCACTGGGATGTCCATATCTgtgaagctaatatttaaattgttaacaTTAGCTTATTTTGTCTGGGAGGTTTACTACTTTACTGTTGCAGATAAGTGAGCTTTAGTGACCATTCGAAGTTGCTCTCAAACATGAGTGTTGTAGTGTTACCTTGTAGCATTAGTACAGCTAGCATGTGAAATCCTTCTGGAGTTAATTTTTTCCTGTCTGTCTCAGAAGGAAAGCTCCCACTGAACAATGCCTTTGTGTTTGCCTTTTTGGCTAAAAAGGGTCGTATGTTGTTTCTTGATGTGTCATCGTGTTAGCACAGTTTAAActtccagcagcagctcatTGTTTTGGTCAGGTGACGCTGCAGAGAGGAGAGGAGCTGAGTGTCTGTTGTTGCTGGAAAAGGTGCCACAATCTAGGCAAATGTGAATGGTTCTGTATGTATTGATTTTGACTCAAATTAGTACTTtttgaataataattttttaaacaaatattgattattttgaCAAAGCTATTTGTAAATGAAGAGGTTCATGTCATCAGCAAATGGTGTAATATTGGGCATTTTGGTATAAAAAAATATCACTGCAACATGGATATTGAAGCATTTTCTTTTGAGTTTCTGtccatgttttctcctaaaaaaaacttgttacctctttttttctgcatgaaATGATATAAGCTAGGTTGTTTACAGGCCTCATCATGGTCATCcaccacatttttcctttttggctTTACACATTTTTCTATAAGACTGCCTCTTcatgtgtgtgaatgtgctCAGTAATTTGTGCTGCAACAAAATCAGTTCCCTTTGGGGGTTAAtaatgtataaattattttcttctcaTCAGGTTCTGGAGGATAATGACTACGGTCGAGCGGTGGACTGGTGGGGTTTAGGTGTAGTTACGTACGAGATGATGTGCGGCCGACTTCCATTCTACAACCAGGACCACGAGAAGCTGTTTGAGCTCATCCTGATGGAAGAAATCAAGTTTCCACGGACCCTGTCTGCTGATGCTAAGTCACTGCTGTCAGGGCTGCTGATCAAGGACCCCAACAAACGGTACGCTGACGCAAAAGCCCAGCCTGAAGACACTGTTAGCAATCTTTTTTTCACCTGAAAGCAAAACAATCGCCAATGCAAGAGGCTTTTCCTAGTTAGTTGCTAGTATAGATGGAAACTACCAATGCTGATCCTTGATCCGTTTGGCTTCAACCTGGCCACAGGTAACATCATTGTCACAGACCAAGAAGCTATATAGAAATTATTGTGTCCTTACATGTGTGAATTCACCACTTTATTTCCTCCATCCAGACTCTATAACACAATAGAATTGATAGAAAGCGACAGGGAGGTTCTGTTACACTTTCCTCTTTCCTCATCCGTGAGGCGTTTCTGTTCCAGGCGAAGAAACTGGTGTAATCTGCAGCTCCACAGAGGGAATCGGTTCACCTCGACGAGTTATTTTGGGATCAGTAGCAGGTTCCAGTGATagatataaaaacacatttgatgTCTGACGTGgagattttcttcttcttcctgtgtCTGCTGACAGGCTGGGCGGCGGGCCGGATGACGCTAAGGAGATTATGAGGCACAGCTTCTTCGGCACAATCGATTGGCAGGACGTGTACGACAAGAAGGTGAACGCAATGTTTATCCGCCAAACGTCATCTTAAGTTGAAAAGGAGCTTATGCAACAAATAAGTGCTATTTTTAGTATTAGGGTTACCATATTTTCCAAAATTAGTCTGACTGGTTTAAGACTAAAATAGATGTGAAAGGAAACAAAATGATCTAatcattgtcttttttttaaatttttgcctGTTCTTTTTCTGAGTTGTCTGACCATGAGTTCTGCTCCGGAGAATGTGATAAAATAGCTTGAAGAAAATTCTTCACACTTGAGCAAACTGTCTTTATAGGACTCAGTAATCAATGTAAAAAGCCTGTCAGGTGCAGAAAAACGTGGTGCAGACACAGGCCTTTATCTCGAGTGGACGTGTAAACCATCCCTTTTTCATCCGTTTTCTTTCTATTCCAGCTTGTCCCACCCTTCCAGCCGCAGGTCTCCTCAGAGACTGACACGCGCTACTTTGATGAAGAGTTTACAGCACAGACCATCACCATCACTCCACCAGAAAAATGTAAGCACTTCAAAAATATATCCTGTTTTATATCAGACTGTGTTCGTTCCCAGGTACCATTAAAGTCTGATTTCCTCTCAGTACGACCCACCTTCGTCTGTAGCTTTAGAAAAGGCCTTTTCATCTTTTAGAAAACATCCaggtgatttaaaaataaacttagcTTGTAGTTTACCAAATTTGAGCTGATCACATATGAATATTTTATGAAAACAGAGTTTGAAATATTTagataatgaaatattttagttgttGAATAAACTTTTGAAACATTTACTGTCAGGTTGATGGTTGTAAAAGTTGTGATAAAATAGTGGCAGaatgtaaggtaaggtaaggcaagttcatttatatagcacatttaagtagcaagacaatttaaagtgctgtacatggggaaaaaagagagacataataggaaaagtacattacagtggcataaaggtaattaaataattagcgaacacaaataattaaagagaataaaagtaattaaagagaatatgagtaattaaaataagatgaaaataaaaaagataaaaaatgaatgttaaaatgattgacaagaaaataaaaggaaagttggactgtaACTGCATTAAAAGTTTCTGAGGTAAATTACTGAACACAGACTGTAATATAATGGCGTGTTACATTTACACTAGATCTCAGATCTAAGAATGATGTTAGATCGACCTGAACCTGTTCCAGCTGCAAGTGTCCTCTAACAGCGGTTGATTTAATGAGGGAGACCATGAATGGAAAGTTTATTTCTGCAGCTATCAGTATGAAACaaagccatattggatttttggGTCTGCATTCCTTCAACttcccaaataaaaatgtattttaagttgaaattctgcctttttttttttttagatggatGACCCAGTTTTTTTCATGGCAATATACCAGTTAGGTGAACAGTAGAACTGTGGACCAAATGGACCATGATGTAATCACTGCGAATCACATGACCGTGCCCAGTTTACCTGTTTGTTTCCCACAAGTTCTAACCAATTATTTCTGCAAGTCAAGTTCACACAGCAGCTTCTTGTGGCCAAATCAAGTACTAAAAAATTAAAGGGCTGCAGAGTTGAGCTtgatagaaatatatttttaagccTGATGACCGAAAACACAATCTTTGCAGGCATCaaaaaggatttttatttttattggtcataaagaaaggaggaaaaaaacatattttctttgcctaaaagaaaatgtcatccACTTTTCAGGGCTTCTAAATCTCTTCCACAGGAGGAGCAGTATAATGTGGTGAGATATTTAAGCAGATAAATAAAATGACTGCTGCAAAGGAGTAGATTTTAAAACTAATGCAAATACAGCACACTCTGGCTAACTCCACAAGCATACGCCTGATGTGACATGGGCAGACACTCCAGAAggaggtaataataataataaaaactgacACCTCAAAAGTATCCACACCTCCATCTCTTTTTCCAGATTTTCTGTTACGACTTATTCTAAacttttctgtgaaacaaaaaataGACACAGAGTAGTTTAGAATGACAAAGTGAAAActaaattttgttaaaaaagaaaaacattaaaaaatattaaatactcAAGTATTGACCCCCCTACTTAGTGTTGTGTTGAAGAACCTTTGGCAGCTTTGGGACTTTTTGGGTACTGTTAAGTCCAAAATTATTAATACCCCTCgtagatttatatttaaaatgattttcattaAACCAAGTAGTTTTTTTCTAATAAGGGCAGAGATGGATACCtccaaaaatataataaaacaatataaagttAGAATcgattttgattttattttattctataaaaaaaaaatgaatgtgaaaacatttttcattgccTTCTCAATCaataagaaaatgtcaaaatgccaaATTTAGGTCTTTCTGGAGATTGGATTTAAGTCTTGACTCTGTCTGAGCCACTCGAGAACATTCACATACTGCTCATGAAGCCTCTCCTTTGTTAtcttggctgtgtgcttcaCGTTATTCTCCTGCAGGAAGATGAATTTTTCCCCTGTCTGAGGTCCAGAGCACTCTGGAGCAGGTTATCTCGAAGAATTACTCAGTATTTGGCTGCCGTCATCTTACACTCTGCACACTGTAATATAATCACCCAGTTCTTGCAACAAAAAACATGATGTTAGCCAGGTGACGATCAGTGCCTGTTTACCTCCAGACAGTATTTGGGGTTCAGGCCCAAAAATCCTGTTTTGGTTTAATCAGACCAGGGAGTTGTATTTCTCCTGGTCTAACAAACTCTTAATGAATTTTTTGGAAAATTCAAGTGGCCTGCAGTGTCCATCTGATTGGTGGAGTGAATtggcaatacaggtccttctcaaaatattagcatattgtgataaagttaattatttcccataatgtcatgatgaaaatttaacattcatatattttagattcattgcacactaactgaaatatttcaggtcttttattgtcttaatacggatgattttggcatacagctcatgaaaacccaaaattcctatctcacaaaattagcatattttatccgaccaataaaagaaaagtgtttttaatacaaaaaacgtcaaccttcaaataatcatgtacagttatgcactcaatacttggtcgggaatccttttgcagaaatgactgcttcaatgcggcgtggcatggaggcaatcagcctgtggcactgctgaggtcttatggaggcccaggatgcttcgatagcggcctttagctcatccagagtgttgggtcttgagtctctcaacgttctcttcacaatatcccacagattctctatggggttcaggtcaggagagttggcaggccaattgagcacagtgataccatggtcagtaaaccatttaccagtggttttggcactgtgagcaggtgccaggtcgtgctgaaaaatgaaatcttcatctccataaagcttttcagtagatggaagcatgaagtgctccaaaatctcctgatagctagctgcattgaccctgcccttgataaaacacagtggaccaacaccagcagctgacacggcaccccagaccatcactgactgtgggtacttgacactggacttctggcattttggcatttccttctccccagtcttccttcagactctggcaccttgatttccgaatgacatgcagaatttgctttcatctgaaaaaagtactttggaccactgagcaacagtccagtgctgcttctctgtagcccaggtcaggcgcttctgccgctgtttctggttcaaaagtggcttgacctggggaatgcggcacctgtagcccatttcctgcacacgcctgtgcacggtggctctggatgtttctactccagactcagtccactgcttccgcaggtcccccaaggtctggaatcggcccttctccacaatcttcgtcagggtccggtcacctcttctcgttgtgcagcgttttctgccacactttttccttcccacagacttctcactgaggtgccttgatacagcactctgggaacagcctatttgttcagaaatgtctttctgtgtcttaccctcttgcttgagggtgtcaatagtggccttctggacagcagtcaggtcggcagtcttacccatgattggggttttgagtgatgaaccaggctgggagttttaaaggcctcaggaatcttttgcaggtgtttagagttaactcgttgattcagatgattaggttcatagctcgtttagagacccttttaatgatatgctaattttgtgagataggaattttgggttttcatgagctgtatgccaaaatcatccgtattaagacaataaaagacctgaaatatttcagttagtgtgcaatgaatctaaaatatatgaatgttaaattttcatcatgacattatggaaaataatgaacttcatcacaatatgctaatattttgagaaggacctgtagttgacATTCTGGATAGTTGTGCATTCTCCACAAGGGAACACTGGAGCTCCAGCTCCATGGCCTTTGGATTCTTGGTCACCTCCCTGACCTAGGCCCTTCTTCACTGATTACACAGTTTTGTTGGGCAGCCAGATCCAGATCTAGGACAGATCCCGGTGGTTCCGAACTCCATCCATttctaaataatatttgggATGCTAACAACATTTTCTGTCCTCCccgattttttttattttttatacaatttttaaaaaaccctcaaaaatatgttttttactttgtccTATAAGTGATTTTTGTAGATTGTTTTGAAAGAAAACTATgatgaaaacagttttaaaataagtcTATAATGTAACTTATAAAAATAGTGTCCCAATAGTTTCTTGCTGCGCTGTACCTTACTGCTGAAGCTCACATCGTCCTTCTGGGTggcagtgaaaggaaaatatgaACCAGCTGATGTCTGGATCTCTTGTGTTTTTCAGATGACGAGGACGGGATGGACGCAGCGGACAACGAGCGACGGCCTCATTTCCCACAATTCTCCTACTCAGCCAGTGGGCGGGAGTAAGCGCTTCGTCCCAGTCAGCCACTATCGTCCCCATTTGTGGCCATTTTGAGGAAAACACGTAGCCAttctaggaaaaaaaaaataccagtcTCTCCTCTTTTTCTCCTTGTCTGCCTCGTCACAGATGGGGAGAAGTCTTTGTAGGGACTTTAAAAGAGGTTTTTGCACAGTGGGATAGACTTAAGCTGGTCTCCCcacactaaaaaaaaaagtctcctACATTTTCAGCGCTATTTACTGCAGAAGgcaatgtttttgttatttattttttttctcttcatcagTATTAAGTTGTTGAACCCATGATCTTTGcgatgatcttttttttttttttttttggtcatttctgccctttttcttcttttgacgTTTTTGCACTTGGTTTCGAAGAGCCGTTTTAGggaacaaaaaaccaaaaatgttgCCTTATGTGTGCAGATGTTTTGTATCATGCAGACAGGGTGGTTTTGttgttgtctgtttttctttaggGAGAGGGCAGCCAGGTTTTGGCTCCTGAGGGATTGCTCTTGGTTGAGGATAAGTGCATGACTCGAGGTTCACtcatttgggaaaaaaaaacactctcaTACATTTGTCATGATGGCACACATCCCTAATACCATGGCAATCAAAATCAgctaaaaagtaaaagaaaaaaaaaaaagagtctgtACCATTTCCTTCATCGCTGCA from Girardinichthys multiradiatus isolate DD_20200921_A chromosome 5, DD_fGirMul_XY1, whole genome shotgun sequence carries:
- the akt3b gene encoding RAC-gamma serine/threonine-protein kinase, which encodes MSDQNVVKEGWVQKRGEYIKNWRPRYFLLKTDGSFIGYKDKPQDSDLAYPLNNFSVAKCQLMKTERPKPNTFIIRCLQWTTVIERTFHVDTPDERDEWAEAIQMVAESLAKQEEEGILCSPTSQIENVNEEEMDTSISHYKRKTMNDFDYLKLLGKGTFGKVILVREKASGTYYAMKILKKEVIIAKDEVAHTLTESRVLKNTRHPFLTSLKYSFQTKDRLCFVMEYVNGGELFFHLSRERVFSEDRTRFYGAEIVSALDYLHSAKIVYRDLKLENLMLDKDGHIKITDFGLCKEGITDTATMKTFCGTPEYLAPEVLEDNDYGRAVDWWGLGVVTYEMMCGRLPFYNQDHEKLFELILMEEIKFPRTLSADAKSLLSGLLIKDPNKRLGGGPDDAKEIMRHSFFGTIDWQDVYDKKLVPPFQPQVSSETDTRYFDEEFTAQTITITPPEKYDEDGMDAADNERRPHFPQFSYSASGRE